One Kaistella polysaccharea DNA segment encodes these proteins:
- a CDS encoding pyruvate dehydrogenase complex E1 component subunit beta, translated as MKEYTFREVIAQAMSEEMRKDESIYLMGEEVAEYNGAYKASKGMLDEFGAKRVIDTPIAELGFTGIAIGSSMNGNRPIVEYMTFNFALVGIDQIINNAAKIRQMSGGQWSCPVVFRGPTASAGQLGATHSQSLESWFANIPGLKVVVPSNPYDAKGLLKTAIQDNDPVIFMESEQMYGDKMEIPEEEYYIPIGKADIKKKGTDVTLVSFGKIMKLAIQAAEDLEKEGISVEVIDLRTVRPIDYDTVLESVKKTNRLVVLEEAWPLGSIATEITYMVQQKAFDYLDAPIKRITTPDAPAPYSAPLFAEWFPKLEKVKEEIKKALYIKA; from the coding sequence ATGAAGGAATATACTTTTAGAGAAGTGATTGCGCAGGCAATGAGCGAAGAAATGCGAAAAGATGAATCCATTTATTTAATGGGTGAAGAAGTTGCCGAGTACAATGGTGCTTACAAAGCTTCTAAAGGAATGTTGGATGAGTTTGGTGCAAAAAGAGTGATTGACACTCCAATTGCTGAACTTGGATTTACCGGAATTGCAATCGGTTCTTCTATGAACGGTAACCGACCAATTGTAGAGTATATGACATTCAATTTCGCCTTGGTAGGAATTGACCAAATTATAAATAATGCAGCGAAGATCCGCCAAATGAGTGGTGGGCAATGGAGTTGTCCAGTTGTTTTTCGCGGTCCTACGGCTTCAGCAGGGCAGTTGGGAGCAACGCATTCCCAATCTTTGGAATCTTGGTTTGCCAATATTCCGGGTTTAAAAGTTGTCGTTCCTTCCAATCCATATGATGCAAAAGGTTTATTGAAAACCGCAATTCAAGATAATGATCCAGTCATTTTTATGGAATCTGAGCAGATGTATGGCGATAAAATGGAAATCCCCGAAGAAGAATATTATATTCCAATCGGAAAAGCAGATATTAAAAAAAAGGGTACCGATGTTACTTTAGTTTCTTTTGGAAAAATCATGAAGTTGGCGATTCAGGCAGCTGAAGATTTAGAAAAAGAAGGAATTTCTGTAGAAGTTATCGATTTACGAACAGTTCGTCCTATTGATTATGATACTGTTTTAGAATCTGTAAAGAAAACAAATCGCTTGGTTGTTTTAGAAGAAGCGTGGCCACTTGGCTCTATTGCAACTGAGATTACCTATATGGTTCAGCAGAAAGCTTTTGATTATCTAGATGCTCCTATCAAAAGAATCACGACGCCAGATGCTCCTGCACCATATTCTGCACCGCTTTTTGCCGAATGGTTTCCTAAATTAGAAAAGGTAAAAGAAGAAATTAAAAAAGCACTTTACATTAAAGCTTAA
- a CDS encoding DUF2147 domain-containing protein → MKKIVFAFVALFFATLSYAQIEGKWKTIDDETGQAKSIVEITKKPNGKYYGKVTQLLIKPANANCTDCKDDRKNKPILGMEVIRDMKKEGSEFTGGTITDPKTGKTYKCNITREGDKLNVRGYVGFSLIGRTQTWHAVK, encoded by the coding sequence ATGAAAAAAATAGTTTTTGCTTTCGTAGCATTATTTTTCGCGACATTGTCGTATGCTCAAATTGAAGGAAAATGGAAAACAATCGATGATGAAACCGGTCAGGCTAAATCTATCGTAGAAATTACCAAAAAACCTAACGGTAAATATTATGGCAAGGTTACGCAGCTCTTAATAAAACCGGCCAATGCAAACTGTACAGATTGTAAAGACGACCGTAAAAACAAACCAATTTTGGGAATGGAAGTCATTCGTGATATGAAAAAAGAAGGTTCTGAATTTACAGGCGGAACGATTACTGATCCAAAAACAGGTAAAACTTACAAATGTAATATCACCCGTGAAGGTGACAAATTGAATGTAAGAGGTTACGTTGGCTTCTCACTTATTGGGAGAACTCAAACTTGGCACGCTGTAAAATAA
- a CDS encoding LTA synthase family protein produces MKEIRKQEIFALVYRIFLAYLFYQVARILFWVFNKNLIPVDGVLDYLNIAYRGFAFDTTAILYVNSLFILLSLIPILINTKKSYQKFLFYLYFITNGIGYCLNFGDFIYYKFSQARLTTAALQVAQHESNIGKVFLASLVEYPFVLIWFIILMIAWVFLYLKVKVKGNTPKKLIPYFILSILTLCLTALLVVGGIRGDFKHSTRPINLVDANRHVTKPVQANLVLNSVFSFFRTLNTNNFKEVHFVDESFIEENIKPYKLYIREEVSPKPNIVIFILESFSKEYSGAFNQNTDIKNFVSYTPFFDSLASQSLIATNAFANGRQSIHGMSSVLAGIPSLKDAFTSSPFSNQKIQSIVSVSNEMGYDTSFFHGAPNGSMGFLGFGNILGFKHYYGKTEYNNDADFDGIWGIWDEPFFQYFAKTLNTKKTPFMATMFSVSSHHPFKIPEKYVGEFKKGPLEIHEPIEYTDYALKKFFETAKKMPWFDNTIFVFVADHTNQIGYPEYEKAMNRFAIPIMFYSPNQKYQLKGEVTEPAQQIDIYPTLVDLMGYNKIIRSWGRSLVSDKKEDYMIINSDSINEQMMIGNYIYLFNGEEVTGIYAIQDKGLQNNLIKQALNPEMKKGILLTKAWYQDYMHRVINRKLD; encoded by the coding sequence ATGAAAGAAATTAGAAAGCAAGAAATTTTCGCATTAGTGTACAGAATATTTTTGGCCTATTTGTTTTATCAGGTAGCGCGCATTCTTTTTTGGGTGTTCAATAAAAATCTAATTCCTGTAGATGGCGTTTTAGATTATCTAAATATCGCTTACCGCGGTTTTGCTTTTGATACCACAGCGATTCTCTATGTAAATTCTCTTTTTATTCTTTTAAGTTTAATTCCTATTTTAATAAATACGAAGAAATCTTATCAGAAATTTCTTTTTTACCTTTATTTCATTACGAATGGAATTGGCTACTGCTTAAATTTCGGGGATTTTATTTATTATAAATTTTCCCAGGCACGCCTTACAACGGCAGCGCTACAGGTTGCGCAGCACGAAAGTAATATTGGTAAGGTTTTTCTTGCTTCGCTTGTAGAATATCCTTTTGTTTTAATATGGTTTATCATTTTGATGATTGCTTGGGTTTTTCTTTATCTAAAGGTTAAGGTAAAAGGAAATACACCTAAAAAACTCATTCCCTATTTTATACTTTCAATACTCACACTTTGTTTAACTGCGCTTCTGGTCGTTGGCGGAATTCGGGGTGATTTTAAACATTCAACACGACCGATCAATCTTGTAGATGCGAATCGCCACGTTACCAAACCCGTGCAGGCAAATTTGGTATTGAACAGTGTTTTCTCTTTTTTCCGAACTTTGAATACGAATAACTTTAAAGAAGTTCATTTTGTAGATGAAAGTTTTATCGAGGAAAATATCAAGCCCTATAAATTGTATATTCGCGAGGAAGTTTCGCCGAAACCTAATATTGTGATTTTTATTCTTGAAAGTTTTAGCAAGGAATATTCCGGAGCTTTTAATCAAAATACCGATATTAAAAACTTTGTTTCCTATACGCCGTTTTTCGACAGTTTAGCTTCGCAAAGTTTAATTGCGACAAATGCTTTTGCAAACGGGAGGCAATCAATTCATGGAATGAGTTCCGTTCTGGCAGGGATTCCCAGTCTGAAAGATGCGTTTACGAGTTCACCTTTTTCTAATCAGAAAATTCAGTCTATCGTATCGGTTTCCAATGAAATGGGTTATGATACTTCTTTCTTTCATGGTGCGCCAAACGGTTCCATGGGATTTTTAGGTTTTGGAAATATTTTGGGATTCAAACATTATTACGGAAAAACGGAGTATAATAATGATGCAGATTTTGATGGAATTTGGGGGATTTGGGATGAACCTTTTTTTCAGTATTTCGCAAAAACTTTGAATACAAAAAAAACCCCGTTTATGGCAACGATGTTTTCTGTTTCGTCACATCATCCCTTTAAAATTCCGGAAAAATACGTGGGTGAATTTAAAAAAGGTCCGCTGGAAATTCATGAACCCATTGAGTATACTGACTACGCTTTGAAAAAGTTTTTTGAAACCGCAAAAAAAATGCCTTGGTTTGACAATACTATTTTTGTTTTTGTAGCGGATCATACCAATCAGATCGGTTATCCGGAGTATGAAAAAGCGATGAATCGTTTTGCAATTCCCATTATGTTTTACTCACCGAATCAAAAATATCAATTAAAAGGAGAAGTTACAGAACCCGCTCAGCAGATTGATATTTATCCGACTTTGGTTGATTTAATGGGTTATAATAAAATAATCAGAAGTTGGGGGAGAAGTTTAGTATCTGATAAAAAAGAAGATTATATGATCATCAATTCAGATTCAATCAATGAACAGATGATGATTGGGAACTATATTTATCTTTTTAATGGGGAAGAAGTGACTGGAATTTATGCTATTCAAGATAAAGGTTTGCAGAATAATTTAATAAAACAGGCTTTAAATCCAGAAATGAAAAAGGGAATTCTTTTGACAAAAGCATGGTATCAGGATTATATGCATCGCGTGATCAACCGTAAACTGGATTAA